In Ensifer adhaerens, a single window of DNA contains:
- a CDS encoding NUDIX hydrolase: MQTILVSSLATGANSLRPAPTEVVQAGAICYRKARGADGYDVLLISGKTNQRWGIPKGHLEVGETTKAAAAREAFEEAGVVGTPTEHSVGGFTYCKDSSALIYRVRVHLIAVHSIASDYPERDLRSNRWVPASIATYEVGQPGLRKLLVRILG, translated from the coding sequence ATGCAAACGATTCTCGTGTCCAGCCTGGCCACCGGTGCAAATTCTCTTCGCCCCGCGCCAACCGAGGTCGTTCAAGCCGGCGCCATCTGCTATCGCAAGGCGCGTGGAGCTGATGGATATGACGTGCTGCTGATTTCTGGCAAGACAAACCAGCGCTGGGGCATCCCAAAGGGTCACTTGGAAGTCGGAGAAACGACGAAGGCCGCAGCTGCTCGTGAGGCATTTGAAGAAGCCGGCGTAGTTGGAACTCCCACAGAACACTCAGTGGGTGGGTTCACGTACTGCAAGGATAGCAGCGCCCTAATCTACCGGGTTCGCGTACACCTGATCGCCGTGCACTCGATCGCTTCTGACTACCCCGAAAGGGACCTCCGTTCGAATCGCTGGGTGCCGGCTTCAATAGCGACGTACGAAGTGGGGCAACCCGGGCTTCGCAAGCTCCTTGTCCGCATATTGGGATAA
- a CDS encoding gamma-glutamylcyclotransferase yields MQLTSEIVAKANRLVVDSGPAPGFVPMTDGDYEALADDLLDGRPSDGPVWVFAYGSLLWKPAFEVAEERYAIAPGWHRAFRLRLTRWRGTPECPGLMLVLDRGGQCKGMVQRLPRRIAVTP; encoded by the coding sequence ATGCAACTTACCTCGGAGATCGTTGCCAAGGCTAACCGGCTCGTCGTCGACAGTGGGCCGGCGCCCGGTTTTGTGCCGATGACGGACGGTGACTATGAAGCTTTAGCCGACGATCTCCTTGATGGGCGACCTTCTGACGGTCCCGTCTGGGTGTTCGCCTATGGCTCTCTCCTTTGGAAACCCGCCTTTGAGGTCGCTGAGGAACGTTACGCGATCGCGCCCGGGTGGCATCGCGCCTTTCGCCTGCGGTTAACGCGATGGCGCGGGACGCCTGAGTGCCCCGGGCTCATGCTGGTATTGGATCGAGGCGGACAATGCAAAGGCATGGTGCAACGCCTCCCCCGCCGCATCGCCGTGACGCCTTGA
- a CDS encoding gamma-glutamylcyclotransferase, with amino-acid sequence MQRHGATPPPPHRRDALIALLRREVSSPATTNKPRWVVANVEGVRTQALAFCADRARLAYTGYQPIETVADVLATAAGHLGSCAEYLYRTVEGLEQRGIRDHRLWRLQAMVAQRILASNQHKIGSV; translated from the coding sequence ATGCAAAGGCATGGTGCAACGCCTCCCCCGCCGCATCGCCGTGACGCCTTGATCGCGCTTCTTCGTCGGGAAGTTTCCAGTCCGGCCACCACGAACAAGCCGCGCTGGGTCGTTGCGAATGTCGAGGGGGTACGGACGCAAGCCCTCGCCTTCTGCGCCGACAGGGCTAGGCTCGCTTATACGGGGTATCAGCCGATTGAGACTGTCGCCGACGTGCTCGCGACGGCAGCGGGCCATCTCGGTTCTTGCGCCGAGTATTTGTATCGAACTGTCGAGGGCCTGGAACAGCGAGGAATCCGCGACCATCGGCTATGGCGACTTCAAGCGATGGTGGCGCAGCGCATTCTTGCATCGAACCAGCATAAAATCGGGAGTGTGTAA
- a CDS encoding cold-shock protein, with translation MAPENVGTDVFVHVSAVEGASPLRDGQKVSYDIGQDRKTGKSRAENVRPA, from the coding sequence ATCGCACCGGAAAATGTTGGAACAGACGTGTTTGTCCATGTTTCCGCAGTCGAAGGCGCTAGTCCGCTGCGAGACGGTCAGAAGGTCAGCTACGACATTGGGCAAGATCGAAAGACGGGAAAATCACGAGCCGAAAACGTCAGGCCCGCTTGA